A single Crateriforma conspicua DNA region contains:
- a CDS encoding histidine phosphatase family protein: MMLLSRAPQRAEVLLIRPGSTEFDEQGRIKGSLDIPLSKSGKREVASMASELSNLNVGVIYASPCRSAQQTAKRLAEGRDVRVKTIECLRNIDHGLWHGKLIEEVRRNQPRVYRAGQESPDDFCPPEGEPISMAKERVRKGIRKLLRRPGGCVIAMIVPDPLATLVESCLRGEQLSNLWQAETRAADWTLIETTTA; the protein is encoded by the coding sequence ATGATGTTGTTGTCACGCGCCCCACAGCGGGCCGAAGTCCTGTTGATTCGCCCCGGTTCCACCGAGTTCGATGAACAGGGTCGCATCAAAGGCAGCCTGGACATTCCGCTTAGCAAGTCTGGCAAGCGCGAAGTCGCGTCGATGGCGTCCGAACTGTCCAACCTGAACGTCGGTGTGATCTATGCATCGCCCTGCCGGTCGGCGCAACAGACGGCGAAGCGGTTGGCCGAAGGTCGCGACGTGCGGGTCAAGACGATCGAGTGCTTGCGTAACATCGACCACGGCTTGTGGCACGGGAAGTTGATCGAGGAAGTCCGCCGCAACCAACCGCGGGTCTATCGCGCCGGTCAAGAATCGCCCGACGATTTTTGTCCCCCCGAAGGCGAACCCATCTCGATGGCCAAGGAACGCGTTCGCAAAGGCATTCGCAAGCTCCTCCGCCGTCCCGGGGGCTGCGTGATCGCAATGATCGTCCCCGATCCCCTGGCGACGTTGGTCGAAAGCTGTCTGCGCGGCGAACAGCTGAGCAATCTATGGCAGGCCGAAACGCGGGCCGCCGACTGGACGCTGATCGAAACCACCACCGCGTGA
- the rpe gene encoding ribulose-phosphate 3-epimerase: MSSDANRNRSERIRVFRESTPMVLPSVLNADFGDLGGELQRLTDAGARALHLDVMDGHFVPNLTFGMPIVEGLRRHTDLPLDVHLMISDPLRYAGPMVDAGADMLTFHVEAVDDPAAAAQSIADLGVAVGVAINPDASMDQLEPCLDHVDMVLIMSVQAGFGGQAFNPIALERLRSLRNQYPDLLLEADGGIKASNIADVRAAGCDCFVVGSAILKSDDYGKAIDELNDQIASANPSGANISPGQEATR, encoded by the coding sequence ATGTCTTCTGACGCCAACCGCAATCGATCTGAACGAATCCGCGTGTTTCGCGAGTCAACGCCGATGGTGTTGCCGAGCGTTCTGAACGCGGATTTCGGAGATCTGGGCGGTGAACTCCAGCGACTGACCGATGCCGGTGCCCGGGCGCTTCACCTGGACGTGATGGACGGTCACTTTGTGCCCAACCTGACGTTCGGCATGCCGATCGTCGAAGGGTTGCGACGCCACACCGATTTGCCACTGGACGTGCATTTGATGATCAGCGATCCGCTGCGTTACGCCGGACCGATGGTCGATGCGGGCGCCGACATGCTGACCTTTCATGTCGAAGCGGTCGACGATCCGGCGGCCGCGGCCCAGTCGATTGCCGACCTTGGCGTCGCGGTCGGGGTCGCGATCAACCCGGACGCGTCGATGGACCAATTGGAACCATGTTTGGACCACGTCGACATGGTTTTGATCATGAGCGTCCAAGCCGGCTTTGGCGGACAAGCCTTCAACCCGATCGCGTTGGAACGTCTTCGTTCGCTTCGCAATCAATACCCGGATTTGTTGCTGGAAGCCGACGGTGGCATCAAAGCGTCGAACATTGCCGACGTTCGTGCGGCAGGTTGTGATTGCTTCGTCGTCGGATCGGCGATTTTGAAAAGCGACGACTACGGCAAAGCGATCGACGAACTGAATGACCAGATCGCTTCGGCAAACCCGTCCGGTGCAAACATCAGCCCAGGACAGGAGGCCACACGATGA
- a CDS encoding sulfatase family protein codes for MPFSRSRRPARGPAPVILFCCFLAAAARPLDAQPATESQPNRLNVVFILCDDHRFDCLGAAGHPFLETPHLDALADSGTRLTSAYVTTSLCSPSRASILTGQYAHNHHVIDNYHEVDPNLSFFPQDLQAAGYQTAFIGKWHMGGDDDQPQRGFDHWISFKGQGTYWPDGHGTTREVPQTTYDGLNINGQRVKQNGYITDELTDYAEDWLNQLDPDRPFFLYVSHKAVHADFVPADRHRGRYDDQPLPITIPSDETLHRGAIPMWVRNQRNSRHGADFGYNLADFDPAVYYRRYCESLLAVDDGVGRLMQCLRSIDAADNTLVIYMGDNGFQFGDHGLIDKRTAYEASAKVPLLFHAPGRVPAGKEFDGLVAGIDIAPTILEATESKPMTSIDGTSFWKPLCQADASPLADRTLLYEYYWERNYPHTPTLHAVLGGRYKYIRCHGLWDKDELYDLQTDPDELVNLIDAPEHQNRVAKMNRRLWEMLEQTDGMEVPLLEDRGPRFPWRHPDKTDAAEFHDDYFHRSEPPRRP; via the coding sequence ATGCCGTTTTCCCGTTCCAGACGTCCCGCCCGCGGCCCTGCGCCGGTGATCCTGTTTTGTTGTTTCCTTGCCGCAGCGGCCCGCCCACTTGACGCACAACCGGCCACCGAATCGCAGCCGAATCGGTTGAATGTGGTGTTCATCCTGTGCGACGACCACCGCTTCGATTGTCTGGGCGCGGCCGGTCATCCGTTTTTGGAAACGCCCCATTTGGACGCCCTGGCCGATTCGGGGACTCGATTGACGTCGGCGTACGTCACCACGTCGCTTTGTTCGCCCAGTCGCGCTTCGATTTTGACCGGCCAGTACGCCCACAACCACCACGTGATCGATAACTATCACGAAGTCGATCCAAATCTGAGTTTCTTTCCCCAGGACCTTCAAGCCGCCGGGTACCAAACCGCCTTCATCGGCAAATGGCACATGGGTGGCGACGACGACCAGCCCCAACGTGGATTTGATCATTGGATTTCATTCAAAGGGCAGGGGACTTACTGGCCGGACGGTCACGGCACGACACGAGAAGTGCCTCAGACGACCTATGACGGTCTGAACATCAACGGCCAACGTGTGAAGCAAAACGGTTACATCACGGACGAACTGACCGACTACGCAGAAGACTGGCTGAACCAACTGGACCCGGACCGGCCGTTCTTTCTGTATGTCAGTCACAAAGCGGTCCATGCGGACTTTGTGCCGGCGGATCGTCACCGCGGGCGGTACGACGACCAACCCTTGCCGATCACCATCCCCAGTGACGAAACGTTGCACCGGGGCGCGATTCCGATGTGGGTGCGGAATCAACGCAACAGCCGGCACGGCGCGGACTTCGGATACAACCTGGCCGATTTTGATCCCGCGGTCTACTACCGGCGGTACTGTGAATCACTATTGGCGGTGGACGATGGCGTCGGACGTTTGATGCAATGTTTGCGTTCCATCGACGCGGCAGACAACACCCTGGTGATTTACATGGGCGACAACGGATTTCAATTCGGCGACCACGGCCTGATCGACAAACGCACCGCGTACGAAGCGTCGGCGAAGGTTCCTCTGTTGTTCCATGCACCGGGACGTGTGCCGGCGGGCAAAGAGTTTGACGGGTTGGTCGCGGGCATTGATATCGCGCCGACGATTTTGGAAGCGACCGAATCGAAACCAATGACCTCGATCGACGGAACCAGTTTCTGGAAACCGTTGTGCCAAGCGGACGCTTCGCCTTTGGCCGACCGGACGTTGTTGTACGAGTACTATTGGGAACGCAACTATCCTCACACACCCACACTGCATGCGGTTCTTGGCGGCCGATACAAATACATCCGCTGTCATGGACTGTGGGACAAGGATGAACTGTATGACTTGCAAACGGACCCTGACGAACTGGTCAACCTAATTGATGCACCGGAGCACCAGAACCGCGTCGCGAAAATGAACCGACGCCTTTGGGAAATGCTGGAACAGACCGACGGGATGGAAGTTCCATTGCTGGAAGACCGGGGACCACGTTTCCCATGGCGTCATCCCGACAAGACGGACGCGGCCGAATTTCACGACGATTATTTTCACCGCAGCGAGCCGCCGCGCAGGCCTTGA